A window of Littorina saxatilis isolate snail1 linkage group LG7, US_GU_Lsax_2.0, whole genome shotgun sequence contains these coding sequences:
- the LOC138971447 gene encoding KRAB-A domain-containing protein 2-like encodes MDVEDRFRKCLFERYAKNKNYLLPKDCYFTMINDLKTAQVSSTTKTSRQYKLMKRYEVLQCGPNDKLIRKRSSPDEAPIFFVTLEDTYDTIKTAHIATGHGGRDRMLKELEKKFANIQRDSVELFKSYCLVCQEKQKRQKTKGVVVRPILTEEFNSRSQVDLVDYQSMEDGGYKWIMVYQDHLTKFVVLRPLTSKRACQVALQLVDIFTLFGAPVILQSDNGSEFTAVVIRELRDLWPELKLVHGKPRHPQSQGSVERANGDIKDMLTAWMSDHQTTRWSLGLKFVQFMKNRAYHSGLKRSPYRAMFGVEPRVGLSSTWLPEALIDEMQTEEDLRERVGWSSNADNASNPESAGSDLDINITSVSVQVHEESTSAGATLQELSNGDAAVIDRAFEIVQDELTMTNVTAILQEELSNGGEGVVETVQCEPSMTDATATAILHELSNGGEGVVETVQGEPSMTDATATAILQELSNGGEGVLHTENNELRLLNKRQLSINRQREASRECQKGQAERMIKRSRIELCPGQPGDNVAVPVPLVDRGRGDPRNILGIILHKTENDLYKIATRSGVLKGSFTRNEFELCAQKLLTEQDVKCDKQVSVREAVVQNSLSGGQGFTKCNCSGGKKCQTNRCKCFKRKVLCNSRCHQSLTCKNK; translated from the exons ATGGACGTAGAGGATCGTTTTCGAAAATGTCTTTTTGAAAGATATGCCAAAAATAAGAACTATTTGTTACCAAAGGATTGCTACTTTACCATGATCAACGACCTCAAGACAGCACAGGTGTCATCGACAACCAAAACATCACGCCAGTACAAACTGATGAAGAg GTATGAGGTGCTGCAGTGCGGTCCAAATGACAAGCTGATCCGAAAAAGATCCTCACCTGATGAAGCCCCGATCTTCTTTGTCACCCTTGAAGATACCTACGACACCATCAAGACTGCACACATCGCCACCGGTCACGGAGGGCGCGATAGGATGCTGAAGGAACTGGAAAAGaaatttgccaatatccaaagaGACAGTGTAGAACTGTTTAAGTCTTATTGCCTCGTGTGCCAGGAGAAACAAAAGCGACAGAAAACCAAAGGTGTCGTCGTGCGACCTATTCTCACAGAGGAATTCAATTCCAGAAGCCAAGTGGACCTTGTGGACTACCAGTCGATGGAGGATGGCGGCTACAAATGGATTATGGTCTATCAAGATCACCTCACCAAATTTGTAGTCTTGCGACCGCTGACATCAAAAAGGGCGTGCCAAGTAGCCCTTCAGCTCGTGGACATTTTTACTCTTTTCGGGGCTCCAGTGATCCTTCAATCGGACAATGGAAGCGAGTTCACTGCAGTTGTCATCAGAGAACTACGAGATCTGTGGCCAGAATTAAAACTCGTTCATGGAAAACCTCGTCATCCTCAGTCACAAGGCTCTGTAGAGAGGGCCAACGGTGACATCAAGGACATGCTGACTGCTTGGATGTCGGATCACCAAACAACGCGTTGGTCATTGGGTCTAAAGTTCGTGCAGTTCATGAAAAACCGAGCCTACCATTCAGGATTGAAAAGATCCCCGTACAGAGCCATGTTTGGCGTCGAGCCCAGAGTTGGGCTGTCTTCCACGTGGCTGCCAGAGGCCCTGATTGATGAAATGCAAACAGAAGAGGACCTTCGAGAAAGAGTAGGCTGGTCAAGTAATGCTGATAACGCAAGCAATCCGGAGTCAGCAGGTTCAGATTTGGACATCAATATAACAAGTGTCTCTGTGCAGGTCCATGAAGAATCAACCAGTGCTGGTGCCACTCTACAGGAACTTTCAAATGGTGATGCAGCAGTCATCGACAGAGCATTCGAAATAGTCCAAGATGAACTGACAATGACTAATGTCACTGCCATTCTACAGGAAGAACTATCAAATGGTGGTGAAGGAGTCGTCGAAACAGTCCAATGTGAACCGTCAATGACTGatgccactgccactgccattCTACATGAACTATCAAATGGTGGGGAAGGAGTCGTCGAAACAGTCCAAGGTGAACCGTCAATGACTGatgccactgccactgccattCTACAGGAACTATCAAATGGTGGCGAAGGAGTCCTGCATACTGAAAATAATGAACTTCGCTTGCTCAACAAACGGCAACTAAGTATCAATCGTCAACGGGAGGCCAGCCGAGAATGCCAGAAGGGGCAGGCAGAGCGAATGATAAAGCGTAGCAGAATAGAGCTATGCCCGGGACAACCTGGAGACAACGTGGCAGTGCCCGTTCCCCTGGTCGACAGGGGTCGAGGAGATCCcagaaacattctgggaatTATTCTGCACAAGACTGAAAACGACCTGTATAAAATTGCAACAAGAAGCGGGGTACTGAAAGGATCTTTCACTAGAAATGAATTTGAACTCTGCGCACAGAAACTCTTGACAGAGCAAGATGTAAAATGTGACAAACAGGTCAGTGTCCGCGAGGCAGTTGTTCAAAATTCCTTGAGTGGAGGACAGGGCTTTACCAAATGCAACTGCTCTGGGGGGAAAAAGTGTCAAACAAATAGGTGTAAATGCTTCAAACGTAAAGTACTCTGCAACAGTCGTTGCCACCAAAGCCTgacatgcaaaaacaaatga